In the Fusarium oxysporum f. sp. lycopersici 4287 chromosome 9, whole genome shotgun sequence genome, one interval contains:
- a CDS encoding ATP synthase mitochondrial F1 complex assembly factor 1: MASLRIPALRRLVAAPIRTTRAINQRRWAQVHDIRFLATTQPSQAVVEKYKEKLNQKAQKEGLQSIDQLKAAYADKIDAERRKSGIEIPVGTIPQAPETPVVQPNADNPPGQDQPTRDPRDPPTTPPQHPPAGSDKPAIKTLNDIIDLPKARELPEKELTAIWRLRHASSEQNLCAVIPMSTYKAMEDAARTAPQFVLPVPHPSQGAEIHFLQWTFDAASKTSTVLFTQLAEYKNRGEFAQPHTTITHHLDLADERGLVLMQGQVLPDRGVTPENAKWLLMSLQRFYGGWDGEEVELTGERKDRAGERKKLLNWFAAGDSRFSVDKLLEEAERMG; the protein is encoded by the coding sequence ATGGCCTCACTACGAATTCCTGCCCTTCGCCGGCTTGTAGCCGCTCCCATACGCACCACCCGAGCTATCAACCAGCGACGATGGGCTCAAGTTCACGATATTCGCTTCCTCGCGACAACCCAACCTTCGCAAGCCGTCGTCGAGAAGTACAAAGAGAAGCTGAACCAGAAGGCTCAAAAAGAGGGCCTCCAGAGCATCGACCAGCTCAAGGCAGCTTACGCTGACAAAATTGATGCTGAGCGTCGAAAGAGTGGTATTGAGATTCCAGTTGGAACAATTCCTCAAGCACCCGAAACACCAGTTGTTCAACCTAACGCCGACAACCCCCCTGGACAAGACCAACCAACCAGAGACCCTCGCGATCCTCCTACcactcctcctcaacatcctccagCCGGCTCGGATAAGCCTGCTATTAAGACTCTAAATGACATCATTGACCTCCCCAAGGCACGGGAGCTTCCAGAGAAGGAGCTTACAGCTATCTGGCGTCTACGACATGCCTCATCTGAGCAGAACCTCTGTGCTGTAATCCCGATGTCTACATACAAGGCCATGGAGGACGCTGCACGAACAGCACCTCAATTCGTCCTCCCAGTGCCTCATCCCTCCCAAGGCGCAGAGATTCACTTCCTGCAGTGGACCTTTGATGCCGCGTCCAAGACTAGCACTGTTTTGTTCACCCAGCTTGCTGAATACAAGAACAGAGGCGAGTTTGCGCAGCCTCACACTACCATCACGCACCACCTCGACCTTGCCGATGAGCGAGGTCTGGTTTTGATGCAGGGTCAGGTCCTGCCTGACCGAGGTGTTACACCAGAGAACGCCAAGTGGCTACTCATGTCTCTACAGCGATTCTACGGTGGTTGGGATGGTGAGGAAGTCGAGCTGACTGGTGAGCGTAAGGATAGGGCTGGGGAGCGAAAGAAGCTGCTGAACTGGTTCGCAGCTGGCGATTCAAGATTCAGCGTTGATAAGCTGCTGGAGGAGGCTGAGCGCATGGGTTAA